From the genome of Medicago truncatula cultivar Jemalong A17 chromosome 2, MtrunA17r5.0-ANR, whole genome shotgun sequence:
tatatatatatatatattaacaatgtGCTGATCTATATGCAAATGCAGGTTCTTCAATCGGGCATCTCTAATAACTGATGCAGACCTAAAATCAGATGGCTCAGTTAAAAAATCATCATGGAGACTATGCACAGTTCAACAAGTGGatgatttcaaaaaaataattggaaTCCTACCATTGTGGTCTTCAAGTATATTCTTAGCAACTCCAATAGCAATCCAAAGTTGCTTGGTTGTACTTCAAGCTTTAGTCATGGATCGTTCATTAGGACCCCATTTTAAAATCCCAGCTAGTTCTGTTTCTGTTATAGTCTTGATATCAGCACCCATTTTCCTCACATTTCTTGACAGAGTGCTATTACCAGGTTGGCATAAGGTTACCAGGAAAATGCCTATGCCGCTCCAACGAATAGGAGCAGGACATGTGTTGACTGTTCTTGGCATGGTTGTCTCTGCTCTTGTTGAATCAAAGAGACTCAAATTAGTACATGTGCATAATGTTTCCATGTCTGTGTTATGGTTGTTTCCACAGTTAGTGTTGGTTGGTATTGGAGAAGCTTTTCATTTTCCTGGACAAGTTACATTCTACTACCAACAATTTCCACAATCACTTAAGAACACATCAACAGCAATGATTTCAATGCTTATAGGAATTGCTTTTTATTTGAGCACTGCTTTAATTGACCAAGTTCGTAGGAGTACTGATTGGTTACCTGATGAAATAAATCATGGCAAGGTTGATAATGTGTATTGGATGTTAGTAGTGTTTGGAGGTATCAACTTTGTGTATTACCTATTGTGCTCTATTTCTTACAAGTATGAAAATGTTTAGGATGTGATGTTATGATAAATGTGGTTCTATGGTTGGAATAATAAGTAATAATGATAATATGTTCATTTTTTGATTTGTTGAAGTGATGATAATATTTTCTTCTCTCCTGCATTTTACCAtggaaaatattatttatgacATTGCATATGCACACTAGTAAGGGGGCTTTCTCGTCCAAAGCCGAGTACTATGTTTCATTTCCTTTTGTTGAGATTTTCTATAATAGTTGGATGTACGATTAGGGAAAAGATTGTCTATTTAATTAAAGAGAGAATTTTGCCATGCTTAGCACACCTGCATGgctaaaaacatcaaaatgatTTCATATAAATTCTATGTTTTGGGGTGATGTTTCCAGGTTTAGCAGATTACATCGGAAGATGGAGGTGTAACCAATAACTCATCGACCATTCAATGTCTTGAGTGCGCCAAACGTCTAGAGTTTAAGATTTGGTTATTATATGTATGAAAAGATCTCAAATTTCTTTTACTTGTAACTATTTTACAAAGTTGATCAATTAGTGCATTTTCAGTTAAAGTCTAAATAATTAGTTCATTCTGAGATAGAActttattgttgtttctttgcatcataaaatttataagatgaggaaataaattagtgaagttaatttatgattctaaTTTAGAAAATTAGTGAAGTTAACATAGAAAATTCAACATTCAGAGGTGTAACCCcttttattcaacaaaaaaaaaaagttcaacatCAATCATCTATCACAGGTTGATCTTCATATCATTTTCAGACCAGCTGCAGTGTTCTGATTATCTTAGTTTGAAAGCATGTTTGCTGCtgttcaattttcaaatgatgtagaatttcatattaatttttggAGCCTTGACAAAAGGTACTAGGATTTCAGGCTTGTCACATACGAAGCATGGCCATGACAAAATTGTTCTTATGAGGCAAGCTGAGCATGAATGAACTTTATCCTGCAGAATTTATGGTTAGCCTATGATCTTCAAAGTGGCCTTGGTCTAGTATCTGAAGATGATCATAATCTTTCATTTCATGCTATGGATTGGTGTTCTAATTGTCCTCTTATTAGGATTCCATCTTTAGAGATAGTTGGGTTTACCAAACTTTTGGTTGAGGTTGGGTcccaaaacaattttcattagcTATTGATCAtagagaaaatggaagaaagagaaaattaaatgtaatttgcatttaatttcgtGAGAATAaacaaacgtttttttttttgtttgaaaaagatgatttaaaaaaacaagattaaataggataaaagtttatcttttttatttacattttgggacggatggagtatttctttttagagtttttctatttacacctcatatttttctggttacatccaaattttcttaaattttttttataataccaaaattgtcattttatataaattttcttaaaaccctaattttattcattgtcggTGAGTTTtaccctctttcaccccacaaagcgatcaatcaaacaatttgatgttcaatatcaatctccatgaaaattaaagagtgaatcaaaatatttttcatccatactcaattggatataagtaagtgaatttcttcttctatttgctagtttcaatttttttccttcaactgcaatgatgcactgtacgattacgattttaatttacattggcaaggttaacttacatgaacctacttaaactgagtttacatgaacctacttaaattgagtttacatgaacctacttaaactgagtttacatgaacctacttaaactgagtttacatgaacctacttaaactgattttacaaaatcgcagaactgcgaatcgcagaacaaggaaaatacaaaatcagaactgagaacccataacaagaaaaacacaatcgattgaagaacaacacttgctaacctgatttgcttctaattttctttgaaatcatgaatggacgtgagaaagtatggttttgaaaatcttcgcagaacacaatcgatcgattggagaattatggttttggaagaagggttttggggtgtaaccaaaaaagaaggaatatgctttttgaaaatcaaattttatgaaagggtaatcttgtcattttggggtgcaactatgattaactagggtgcaagtagaaaaactcaaaaTGTTATTTCCACAAAATTTAATtctacatatttaaaattatgtcaacccttataaatctttcaaaaaaaaataattatttcagcCCTCATTTTATGTTTGAAATTGGAGAAGTCATTTGAGTTTTCCTAAATGTTTGTGTGTTGAGAATTTTCAGTAGGGGTGTTTTTTATCTTTCTAGTATTGTGTATACACTTTTATTTAGTTACATGATGAAATATATTTAGCGAAAGAGCTTCCTGGTGAGTACTCTTGGAGCACAAGAGAGTACTACGTCACATAACAGCACCATCAATGATAAGTGAAATTAGTGGATTGAATTTTTTAACTTGTGAAACTGTTATTAAGAAGCAATGTTTCATgacaaaaagtcaaaaataaaatgaagaagaaaaaaactggaaaaaagaagaaagacagcCAGAAGGCCACGAAAAAGAAAGCCAGAAAATAGTCTCGTTGAAGAGGCAAAACACGATACAAATAACTAGTTGTGAGAGTCTCACAAAGTTTCACAAGTTTTTGTGAGATGGTTAAATAGGTGTGGTActcatatttttaactaaaaagtctcaTAAAATCCATCATTTCAAAGAATCCATCtaaatctttatatttttgaataccagacattttataagttatgaaaaatcttgattgaataccaatGAATTTCGTAGTCTTGAATAAAAAATCTTGATTATTGAATACCTCAAGATTCTTTTATATTCTAAAAatgtcttgattgaataccacaagattgTTTTATagttaaaaagttttttaaaatctcttgaAATCCTAATCGAATACACCCCCTTATTCTTCTATcttattattgatcaaaaacaatagtgagagaaagaggaagaaagagAGTAAGAATACAATAGATTGTCATAAAatatgattgtacaaatatcatttatctattCATAATAACTACCATTCTCTTTTTTCAGCAAATAGCATAATGATGAGAATAACACTACAGGTTTGAGCCCACGATCAAGGATTGCTTTGTAATTTTGCTACATTGAGAGACTATTATGGCTACTCGTTATACATTTAGGAACGAAAATGAATATTTGTCCATCAATCGAACGGTAACCGAAAAACCCAAGAAAGGATTTGAAGAGGTTTCTGGTAAAGCTGCCGGAAATGTAAACACAAGTATTTCTAAAATTTGGCTGAACTCGGAAACGTTGTATACTGATTActggaaaaagaaaatacaaatcgATAGGTTTGAGGTGGTGGTTTTGTCATGCGGGGGTGAACTCAAAAATGTTGAAAGTGAGTGAAAATTAAtgtgtaaaaaattaaatggtaaaaaggataaaattggaattttttaagAATTGTAGGGGTGAAAGTACATACGGCtaataatatatgaaaataaggCTAATAATACATTCTTtaacatatttattaaaaaaaatacaatcttTAACACATATTTTCTcttatcaattaaaatttatgaGTCTCACTAAATTTAGATGGGAACCATATAATATGATGGAAGTGGAACACATAAATTTTAGTCAATAAAATCAAGTCCGTTGAAAAATGTGTTAAGAGTGTGTCGTAGCACTCCTCTTTTAACTTGCATTTCTAAGattgaatttcaaattaaaagacCAATTGTTCCGAAACAATCTCATCCAATCAACCGCACTTTGGTCACGTCTGCATTTTTGTATCGCCAAATTATATATTCTTTCCAACAACAAAAGTTCATTGATTCTCCACGTTTTTTTGGACAAAGGCTCAAGTTAACTAGAAAgtagaaaaaacatttttattataaaaagaaCACCAACTGGATTGTAAAACAGCACAAGACAAGAAGTGAGGTGAAGTGCAACAATGGATGGTAAGGTAGAAGCATCCTCAAAAGAAGCAGATGAGAGTTTGAGTATTGGGAGCAAGCGTGGTGGTTGGATAAGTTTCCCTTTCTTCATTGGTATCTCTTCTTCCTTTCATCTTTGAACTCTCATCAACATTATGCACTCACTTTACacatcaaaagttttttttcttcttccgtTTTAACCTCGATATCATGATTTTTACAAGAAAGAGATCATAATAAtctgaaatttgattaaaaggTAAATAGACTATGattaataatgattatttcaGTTATGATTCATACTCATATTCTCATGAAATATTAgtctattttgtttgttttaaagaGGGTATGTATCGTCGAAACTCATATACACTACTAAATACACGTCACAACGTATCAAATGTTCTTGCAAACAATTTGAGTCCATCAACTAGGTATAAATGTTAAAAGgatgatcatattttttttatgttgttgattaaaTTATAGGTATGGTAGCGGGGTTGTCACTAGCAAGTGCAGGAATTGGGGGGAATTTGATTGTATATCTTATAAAAGAATTCAATATAAAGAgcatcaatgcagctcaaattgTAAACGTTGTTGTTGGAAGCTCCAATCTATTACCAATCATTGCTGCAATCCTTGCTGATTCTTTCTTTGGCTCTTTCTCTGTTGCCTTTACAACTTCTTGTGTTGCTTTGCTGGTAAACTACATCAAACTATATCTCTATATCCATATATATATGCAAGCATTTTccattcaccaaaaaaaattatgcaagcattttcttttgttttctgcttaatctatttatttgttAGATTTGTTAGATTTTCAGATGAAGTGTTTCctttgggtttttttttattttatggaagCCTTTGCTGAATAAATGagaaattttaatcaaatttatcAAGTACTTTGAAAACAAATACTAACAGTATATccagtataaaataaaataaaaatttaacagTATATTCTTCCTGATCACACACACTTTtatattgatttgaaattttataagacttacatttaatttcatgaaactcatttttttttttttggttataacATGAAACTCATTTAAGTTTCAATAAACGagaaaatgtattaaaaatatgtttatgctTTTAGCACTCAACTCATTTAAGTTTCAATAAATGagaaaatgtattaaaaatatgtttatgctTTTAGCACTCGTCAACTTTGGAAAAAAggatccctcaaaaaaaaaaaaaaaaaactttggaaGAAGGAAAAGAACAAAAGTGTAACAcctactatttttttaactaagttCAATCATGATCAAATAATGTAGGACTAAATCACAAACATCAACTATTAACCATGATTTTGTATAAAGTTCAAATCATGATCAAATAATTGTAGTAATAATTCCACAAACATCAATTATTAACCATGATTCTGTATCTCCTTTCTTTGGGTCGATAATGACACATTATGAAAAGTAAAACGCTGATTAATATAACTCCATCAAATGACAAATCATTCGAAGAATTCAACCTTAATTTAGAATggaataattattattcaaattttaattaccttATGATCAAACTTCGAATTACTAGACCTCTCTAATCTAAAAATCGGAGTgttaaacaatatatatatatatatatatatatatatatatatatatatatatatatataacacacaCAAATAAACACTAACTAGTGTCTTATAGACAAATGTTAATAAACTCAATAGGGAAATATCCAtcttaaaaatcatacatttaacTAAGAACCTTTCaatcatgcatttttattttaatattctctTTGTTTAACAATTAGTgtcattttagtaaaaaaaatatttcgaaATAAATGACAATTTCAATTTCTATTGCAATATTAgttatttcttttcaattaaaCTCTCTAAATACGTTACTCCCAACATATTGcttctactttacatttatgatactaaaaaagacaacaaaagatagtttggtaaaataattattttcttttaatatttaaaatattacttctattttacatttatgatacTAGAAAATACAACAAAGGataattctcttttttttttaatcgttgGATCtcttaatatatgtgtgaaaatCTGAAAGGAAATTCATTTTGAAATGGAGAGAGTAATTTCCATCAAGATCGGATTGAAATTAGGAGATACTAAAACAAATATGCAGTGACATTgacccaaataaaaaaaaataaaacaaacataaatgtaataagaaaataaaatcaacatgtGATTTCAAAATGTCAATCCATCATAAACACTttgtaacattttaaaaaaaatatatattttattatagttttttaatttttaattttttttagaaatgacaatagaaatttgtttaaaaactacttaaatcaaaataatgttttataaaatgatcctaaaaactattttgaatgtatgattttattataatatacaaacacaaaatagtatcaaaattaaattcatatcattttttttttttctgttttaaaaAGTCTAGCAGTGAAATTCATACAATCTAACGGTTGAAGTGCAGAATTACGAGTTTGATTCAACTTCTTAATGTATCAAATGTTTTTGCAACTTTTTATCACCCGAATTGTACTTACATGACATTCATATCGATTCTTTAATTGACTTGATTTGAAATGATTGATTCTATAAAGTTAAATGTAAAGTGGTATATTGTTTGATACATTATGTAAACGTGAGTTGAAAACAATTTCAAGACTAAATTCTAAGTTTAattgaaaatcaattctactcgaGAACAtacaaacatgtcaaaatttattctacacatttataattaatttgggCGCCTCAAGTGTAAAtcaaacatacatttttttgtaCCGAATACTCatttaaattttcacatttgAATTTGCAGGGCACAATTCTTTTAACCTTAACAGCAACAATCAATTCATTAAAGCCTCATCCATGCAGCAATGATTCATCCATCACATGCATACCACCAACAGGAATCCAATATACAGTTTTATACATAAGCATAGTCCTAATATCAATTGGTTTTGGTGGTTCACGTTTCACAGCAGCATCACTAGGTGCAAATCAGTTTGACAAACTTGAAGATCAAGGAACATTTTTCAACTGGTTCTTTTTCACTTTCTATGTTGCTTCTGGAGCTGCATTAACTGGAGTTATTTACATTGAAGATAATTTGGGTTGGTCTTTAGGATTTGGTATCTGTGCTGTGGCTACTTTTGTTGGTGTGGTTGTTTTTTTGTCGGGTTATCGATTTTATCGAGCCGAAAAGCCTCAAGGAAGTGCGGTTTTGGATTTGGGACGTATTTTTGTTGCATCTGTTCGGAAGTGGAAGTGTAAGCTCTCATCTAGAGTTGAGGATTACTATGTCAGTTCTTCTGGTTGTGGTGATTCTATGATTGAAGTGCCAACTCCGCCAACACCAGGAAAAAGATTAAGGTACTAAGCATAATTTGGATTTGTTAACAATAGAGAGAATAACAATGAAGGATAAGTTCAATAAAATACCAAATGCGTAACATATCAAACTAAGGAGTAAAAGATTTGTTATAGTCTTGGTACTGGTGGTGTAAAAAGCATTACAGTGATGATTGCTTTTTAAATTGAGGCTAAAATTAGCACAAGAGAGTATCATCAGTATCACGTGTTATATAGTGGTGGTAGTGGGCAAATATTTAATAGTGCTCATAATTTTGACTATAGTTGTAGCAGTTGAGATAGAATAGTGGAGTGAGCAACTATTAGTAATGGCCACGATTGTCCATTGTTAACAAAGGCTAGTGGACCCAAATCATGTAAAGttgcattagttttttttttatttacttattttagcCGAAATGGTAGGACCCCTTCTCAGACTctgtatgcgggagctttagtgcatcGAACTGCCAAATTTTGGTTATTTATTCgttaaaatattctaaatagGTTGTTTATGCGTTAAAATAATCTAAGTTGTTAGTCGAAGATGTCAGGTAACTGAGTAAATGATAAGTCAAAGTAAAGTTAGTAGTCTGCATAGACGAATCTTTCTCGGTCTGCAAAAACATTATGTTAATCTATATGCAAATGCAGGTTCTTCAATCGCGCAACTCTGATAACTGATGCAGACCTAAAATCAGATGGCTCAATTAAGAAATCATCATGGAAACTATGCACAGTTCAACAAGTGGAAGATTTCAAAAAGATATTTGGAATCCTACCACTATGGAGTTCAAGTATATTCTTAGCAACTCCAATAGCAATCCAAAGTAGTGTGACGGTACTTCAAGCTTTAGCCATGGATCGCTCATTAGGACCCCATTTCAAAATTCCAGCTGGTTCTGTTTCTGTTATAGTCATAATATCAACATCCATTTTCCTCACCTTTCTTGACAGAGTGCTATTGCCATGTTGGCATAAGATTACTGGAAAAACGCCTATGCCACTTCAACGAATAGGAGTAGGACATGTGTTGACTGTTCTTGGCATGGTTGTCTCTGCTCTTGTTGAATCAAAGAGGCTCAAATTGGTACATGTGCATGTGGAAATGTCTGTGTTATGGTTGTTTCCACAATTAGTGTTGGTTGGTATTGGAGAAGCTTTTCATTTTCCTGGACAAGTTACATTCTACTACCAACAATTTCCACAATCACTTAAGAACACATCAACAGCAATGATTTCAATGCTTATAGGGATTGCTTTTTATTTGAGCACTGCTTTAATTGACCAAGTTCGTAGGAGTACTGATTGGTTACCTGATGAAATAAATCATGGCAAGGTTGATAATGTGTATTGGATGTTGGTCATGTTTGGAGCTATCAACTTTGTGTATTACTTACTGTGCTCTATTTCTTACAAGTATGAAAATGTTTAAGAggttatgatgttatgatgaatGTTATCTGTGTTTGGTTGGAATAATAATAAGTGATAATGATAATATGATCTTCTTCTCTCCTACATTTTctatgaaaaaatattattcatgaCATATATTGCATCTACAACAGCATTAGTATCAAGTCATATTTGTGGCAGACACCAACAAGTTTTGGACGATCCGAAAGTGTTCGTACTACAAAGTTTAGGAAggtaaatatacaaattttcaatcaccacAACAACTGTAAATATTTAGCAAAAATTAGCTAGCTAACCTTTGAATCATTGAGAAAGCAAGTGCTATTGCATGTTATACCTGCAACATGAGAAAGGTGCACTCATGCTGGTGAGTTTCAACATCCAATCTGCATGACCTGCAAATAAAGTGCATCACCattccaaaaataacatataatatcTAAAATTCAGAATTACagaatattgaataaattttgaaaaaatggaaaagTCCCAAGCTTATGGTTAGTGATTAGCAACAGCATGATTGATTTGGTGAAAAAAGcccaaaaaataattgtactGTTTAACATATTTTACCTTATAACTCCTGCAAGCAATGGAAAAAGGCTAAATGAGAATTTCTTCAAAACAGCATAAAAATTAGTTATTGCAAATTCCTGAAAATATCCCGCTACAGCTTATCAACCGGTGTGTGCCGAATAAGGTAAGATATACAAATTGGCAAAAGAGCgccattttttttacattgaatTTCCTGCCATATAAGCATGCAAAATCAGATTTCATGAGAATCTCTCAATCCAGTAAATTATCAATTACAACGTTTGAAAAAGATAGCACCGGTTGGTTTTCTAAGCCAAATCACAAAAAGAGAGGGAAAATATGCAGACACAAAAATTGGCTATAAAATGACCCGTTCACACCCAACTTCAATGTGTCATTTCTTACTCTTAAAtcacaaacacacacaaacatCCTTTGCTTTTCTTTGTTATCTTTGTTTGTGCTTCAGCCATGTCGAGCGCAAAGAAAGGCCGAGGTCGCCAAAAGATCGAAATGAAAAAGATGAGCAACGAGAGCCACCTGCAAGTGACTTTCTCAAAGCGTCGTAGCGGGCTCTTCAAGAAAGCCAGTGAGCTTTGCACCCTTTGTGGTGCAGATGCTGCTCTCGTTGTATTCTCAACTAGTGGAAAGGTATTTTCCTTTGGTCATCCTAATCTTGATACGGTCATAGACCGCTATCTTTCTCTCGTCCCACCCCAAAACAACGACACCGTGCAATTCATTGAGGCTCACCGCAACGCCAACGTGCGTGAACTCAATGCTCAGCTGACTCAAATCAACAGCACACTGGAGGCTGAGAAGAAGATTGGTGATGAGCTGAGCAATTTGCACAAGGAAACCCAGGCTAAGTTTTGGTGGGCTTGTCCGGCTGATGGTATGAATAGGGATCAACTTGAATTATTCAAGAAGGCTTTGGAGGAGCTTAAGAAACTTGTAATTCAGCATGCTACTATTCAAACTCTTCCATTTTTTGTTGGCAACGCTTCATCCTCGAACATTTATCTCCATCATCAGCCAATTCCTCAACAAGCTCAAATGTTTCCAccacaaatttttcaaaacccTATGTTGCAATTGCAGCCT
Proteins encoded in this window:
- the LOC11411440 gene encoding agamous-like MADS-box protein AGL62 — its product is MSSAKKGRGRQKIEMKKMSNESHLQVTFSKRRSGLFKKASELCTLCGADAALVVFSTSGKVFSFGHPNLDTVIDRYLSLVPPQNNDTVQFIEAHRNANVRELNAQLTQINSTLEAEKKIGDELSNLHKETQAKFWWACPADGMNRDQLELFKKALEELKKLVIQHATIQTLPFFVGNASSSNIYLHHQPIPQQAQMFPPQIFQNPMLQLQPHLFDGLMMPHHGFNNMV
- the LOC11408883 gene encoding protein NRT1/ PTR FAMILY 2.6 translates to MDGKVEASSKEADESLSIGSKRGGWISFPFFIGMVAGLSLASAGIGGNLIVYLIKEFNIKSINAAQIVNVVVGSSNLLPIIAAILADSFFGSFSVAFTTSCVALLGTILLTLTATINSLKPHPCSNDSSITCIPPTGIQYTVLYISIVLISIGFGGSRFTAASLGANQFDKLEDQGTFFNWFFFTFYVASGAALTGVIYIEDNLGWSLGFGICAVATFVGVVVFLSGYRFYRAEKPQGSAVLDLGRIFVASVRKWKCKLSSRVEDYYVSSSGCGDSMIEVPTPPTPGKRLRFFNRATLITDADLKSDGSIKKSSWKLCTVQQVEDFKKIFGILPLWSSSIFLATPIAIQSSVTVLQALAMDRSLGPHFKIPAGSVSVIVIISTSIFLTFLDRVLLPCWHKITGKTPMPLQRIGVGHVLTVLGMVVSALVESKRLKLVHVHVEMSVLWLFPQLVLVGIGEAFHFPGQVTFYYQQFPQSLKNTSTAMISMLIGIAFYLSTALIDQVRRSTDWLPDEINHGKVDNVYWMLVMFGAINFVYYLLCSISYKYENV